The Pseudomonas fragi DNA window ACAGCCCAAGCAGTTCTGCATCGCGAAGCGAAGCTAACCTGAACATGCGCATTTGGGGTTCGTCTACAAACCAGAATACTGATTGGGATAAAACCAACAAAAACCTGCAACAGGATGGCGTCAAACGCAAGATACGTATTGCACAGAGCATTACCGAGCCTCGTCTGGGTTCAGTTGAATTCGAGTTCGTTTTTGACCGTAAAGGCTCCGACCCACGGTGCTTTACTAAAGAAATGATCCCCGCGTTTTAATCATCTACAGTCGTCAGCGGGTCACATACTTGCTATGTACCCGCTTATATTCCTGATCCAATAACTAAAAGTATTACTTAATTTGCCACAGCCTATCCCCATTACTCGTGATGTACGCGAGCACGCTTGAGCAACTTTTTACTGCGCTCGGACAGGTGCAACACCCGCAGATGTTTGCCCGCTTTGCGATAGCGCTCGCGCAGCGTATCGAGAGCCGCAATGGCCGAATAATCAACAAAGTTCAAATGCCGACAATCGAGGGTCACCTGCGCCGGGTCATTGGCCGGGTCGAACTGCTTGAGAAACGCCGTAGTCGAGGCAAAAAACAGCGTGCCGTGCACACGGTAAAGCTTGCTGCCGTCGTTTTGCAGGTCCGTATCAGCGTACATCTGACGCCCCTGCTGCCAGGCGAAGTTGAGCGCGGCGATAATCACTCCGCACATCACTGCCACTGCCAGGTCGGTGAACACGGTAATCACCGTCACCGCAATAATCACCAGCACATCGTTGAGCGGCACTTTGTTGAGGACTCGCAACGAGGCCCAGGCGAAGGTCTGCTGTGACACCACAAACATCACCCCCACCAGCGCCGCCAGTGGAATGCGCTCGATAAACGGCGACAGGAACAACACAAACAGCAGGATCATCACCCCGGCAGTCACCCCGGACAACCGCCCGCGGCCGCCGGAACTGAGGTTGACCACGGTCTGGCCGATCATCGCGCAACCGCCCATGCCGCCGAATGCCCCCGAGACCATATTCGCCGCGCCCAGAGCCACGCACTCGCGGTCGGGGTAGCCACGGCTTTCGGTAATTTCGTCGGTCAGGTTGAGGGTCAGCAGGGTTTCCAGCAAGCCGACCACTGCCATCACCACGGCATAGGGCGCGATGATGCCCAGGGTCTCAAGCGTCCAGGGAATCTGCGGCAGGTTGAAGCTCGGCAAACCACCCGCGATGTGCGCCATATCGCCCAGGGTACGGGTCGGCAGGCCCAGCAGGTACACCGCCAATCCAACGCCCAGAATGGCCACCAGCGCAGGCGGCGCGGCGCGGGTCAGGCGCGGCAGCAGGTAGACAATGGCCATCGTTGCGGCCACCAGCCCGATCATCATGTACAGCGCCATGCCGCTGAGCCAGGTGTCGCCGTCCTTGAAGTGATCCAGTTGCGCCAGGGCAATCACGATTGCCAGGCCGTTGACGAACCCCAGCATCACCGGGTGCGGCACCATGCGCACCAGTTTGCCCAGTTTGAGCAGGCCGAACGCCAGCATGATCAGCCCGCTTAGCAGCACCGTGGCCAGCAGGTACTGCACACCGTGTTGCACCACCAGCGCGACGATCACTACCGCCATCGACCCGGCGGCACCGGAGACCATGCCCGGCCGCCCGCCAAACAGCGCGGTAAGCGTGCAAATAATAAAGGCGCCATACAGGCCCATCAGCGGGTTGAGATGGGCAACCAGCGCGAACGCGATGCACTCGGGCAACAGGGCAAAAGACGTCGTGAGCCCGGCCAGGACATCAGCGCGCAGACGTGAGAGTTTCATGGCTTACCTAAAATTCGGGACGGGGAAAACGGAGGGAGTAACAAGCAACAGATGGTAACAAATTGCAGACGTTATAAAACACTTGTGGGAGCGGGCTTGCTCGCGATGGCATCGTCTCGGTTTGCCTGACAAACCGCGTAGCCTGAATCGCGAGCAAGCCCGCTCCCACAAAGAATCGGGTTTACTACTTCACCACCATGCCCACACCACGGCCACGCGGGTCGGAGGCGGTTTCAAGCGCGGTGCCCTGAACCCGGATAGCCTGGATATCCCCCATGTTCCAGCCCTGATCCTCCAGGGTGTAACCCATCGCTTTGAGCTCATCCGCCACCTTGCCGGTCAACGGCGCATAAGCGTCGAAATAGATTGTGTCTTTAGGCAACAACTGGTGATGCACACGCTGCGCGGCTACGGCTTTTTCCAGTGGCAGGTTGTAGTCATAGATGTTGTTCAGCACCTGGAAAATCGAGGTGAAAATCCGCGAACCACCCGGCGTGCCCAGTACCAGCGTGACCTGACCGTCACGGGTCACCAGGCTTGGGCTCATGGACGACAACATGCGTTTGCCTGGTTCAATGGCGTTGGCATTGCCGCCTACCACACCAAAGGCGTTGGCTACGCCAGGCTTGGAGCTGAAGTCATCCATTTCATCGTTCAGCAAAAAGCCCGCGCCCTTAACCACAACACCGCTGCCGTAATCCCAGTTCAGGGTATAGGTATTGCTGACCGCGTTACCCTGTTTGTCGACAATGGAGAAGTGCGTGGTCTGATGTGGTTCCAGGCCCGGTTTGACATTGGCAGTCGCGGAAATCGCTTTCGGATTGACCTCTTTTGCACGCTTGGCGATATAGGCCGGGTCGGTCAGTTCAGCAACGGGCATCTTGCCGAAAGCCGGGTCGCCCAGGTAGTCGGCGCGATCGGCGAAAACGCGTTTTTCGATTTCGGCCAACAGGTGGATGTACGGCGCAGAGTTCAGTTCGACGCCTTTGAAGTCCGCGGCGCGGTCTTCTTTAATGCCGATCAACTGTGCCAGAGCGATACCGCCCGAGCTTGGCAGTGGCGCGGTGTACAACGTGTTGCCACGGAAATCGACGCGCATTGGCTCACGCCAGTTGACCTTGTAGTCGTTAAGATCTTGCTTGGTGATCAGGCCTTTGTCTGCCTGCATTTGCGCGACCAGCAGATCGGCGGTCTTGCCGTGGTAAAACTCCTTGGCCCCTTGGTCGGCAATGCGCTCCAGGGTCTCGGCCAGCTCTGGCTGCTTGAAGGTTTGTCCGGGTTTCATGCTGCCAAAGTAGTCACCGAAATTGGTAGTGCCCTTGAACAGCGCCAGCGCATCTTCGCGGTACTGGAATTGCTGGTCGGCCACCGTGAAGCCGTTTTTCGCGTAGCCCACGGCCGGGGTCAGCAGCTCGGCCCACGGCAACTTGCCAAAGCGCTGGTGCGCTTCCCACAGGCCCATCACCGTGCCCGGCACGCCTGCAGCGCGGGAGCCGACTAGGCTCAGGTTCTCGATGATTTCACCCTTGTCGTCCAGATACATATCGCGGCTAGCGGCTTTGGGTGCCGTTTCGCGATAGTCGAGGAAGTAGGGTTTGCCGTCGATATACATCGTCATAAACCCGCCACCGCCGATATTGCCGGCTTCGGGATAGGTCACGGCCAGGGTAAAGGCGGTGGCGACTGCGGCGTCGACCGCGTTGCCGCCTTTTTTCAGAATTTGCGCAGCCACTTCGGCGCCGTATTGATCGGGTGCGGCGACCGCGCCGCCGTCCAGGGTGACGGCATACGCCGAAGAACTGGCAACGATAGCCGCCGTCAGGGCCAGGGTTTTGAACCACACAATGCGCATTCGATACATCCTTTTATTGTTATCAACTGTGGCCAAACCTTGTCTGAATTCGGCAACATTTTCAAACAACAAAAGCGAAAGTGCGCAAT harbors:
- a CDS encoding SulP family inorganic anion transporter encodes the protein MKLSRLRADVLAGLTTSFALLPECIAFALVAHLNPLMGLYGAFIICTLTALFGGRPGMVSGAAGSMAVVIVALVVQHGVQYLLATVLLSGLIMLAFGLLKLGKLVRMVPHPVMLGFVNGLAIVIALAQLDHFKDGDTWLSGMALYMMIGLVAATMAIVYLLPRLTRAAPPALVAILGVGLAVYLLGLPTRTLGDMAHIAGGLPSFNLPQIPWTLETLGIIAPYAVVMAVVGLLETLLTLNLTDEITESRGYPDRECVALGAANMVSGAFGGMGGCAMIGQTVVNLSSGGRGRLSGVTAGVMILLFVLFLSPFIERIPLAALVGVMFVVSQQTFAWASLRVLNKVPLNDVLVIIAVTVITVFTDLAVAVMCGVIIAALNFAWQQGRQMYADTDLQNDGSKLYRVHGTLFFASTTAFLKQFDPANDPAQVTLDCRHLNFVDYSAIAALDTLRERYRKAGKHLRVLHLSERSKKLLKRARVHHE
- the ggt gene encoding gamma-glutamyltransferase, yielding MRIVWFKTLALTAAIVASSSAYAVTLDGGAVAAPDQYGAEVAAQILKKGGNAVDAAVATAFTLAVTYPEAGNIGGGGFMTMYIDGKPYFLDYRETAPKAASRDMYLDDKGEIIENLSLVGSRAAGVPGTVMGLWEAHQRFGKLPWAELLTPAVGYAKNGFTVADQQFQYREDALALFKGTTNFGDYFGSMKPGQTFKQPELAETLERIADQGAKEFYHGKTADLLVAQMQADKGLITKQDLNDYKVNWREPMRVDFRGNTLYTAPLPSSGGIALAQLIGIKEDRAADFKGVELNSAPYIHLLAEIEKRVFADRADYLGDPAFGKMPVAELTDPAYIAKRAKEVNPKAISATANVKPGLEPHQTTHFSIVDKQGNAVSNTYTLNWDYGSGVVVKGAGFLLNDEMDDFSSKPGVANAFGVVGGNANAIEPGKRMLSSMSPSLVTRDGQVTLVLGTPGGSRIFTSIFQVLNNIYDYNLPLEKAVAAQRVHHQLLPKDTIYFDAYAPLTGKVADELKAMGYTLEDQGWNMGDIQAIRVQGTALETASDPRGRGVGMVVK